In Cenarchaeum symbiont of Oopsacas minuta, a single window of DNA contains:
- a CDS encoding ribosomal protein S13, translated as MSVQEYRHIVRIVGNDIPGEHKVLTGLTRIRGIGYSFASAILTKLQLNPDSNIGYLTDANVTSIEKILNDPAGSEFPIWFLNRRKDTETGKDMHLLTSDIEFTIRNDVERERLSGSWRGYRHMFGLKVRGQRTRTTGRKGGAVGVAKGGKIMPTKGGAGAPPSESSSAAETNTDAPAAASATPAEEKKE; from the coding sequence TTGAGTGTTCAAGAATATAGACATATTGTACGAATCGTCGGAAATGACATACCTGGAGAACACAAGGTTTTGACAGGTCTGACTCGTATTCGTGGTATCGGGTACAGCTTTGCATCTGCCATTCTTACAAAATTACAATTAAACCCAGACTCGAATATCGGCTATCTGACAGATGCAAATGTTACTAGTATTGAAAAGATCTTAAATGATCCAGCTGGATCCGAGTTCCCCATATGGTTTCTTAACAGAAGAAAAGATACAGAGACAGGTAAGGACATGCATTTACTTACTTCAGATATAGAGTTTACCATAAGAAATGATGTCGAACGAGAGCGTCTCTCTGGAAGCTGGCGCGGATATAGGCATATGTTTGGATTAAAGGTACGAGGACAAAGAACTCGTACTACAGGTAGAAAAGGCGGAGCTGTTGGAGTGGCAAAAGGTGGAAAGATAATGCCTACCAAAGGCGGAGCTGGTGCACCACCTTCTGAAAGTTCAAGTGCAGCAGAGACCAATACAGATGCCCCAGCAGCTGCAAGTGCTACTCCAGCAGAGGAGAAGAAAGAGTAG